gggctttgacacgTCTGGAATAAATTCCGGATCAGCCAAGATttttctgagccaaacggcTTCCTTAGAAGTTTCACAAGCCgttacatactcagcctctatggtggagtcagcgatacacctctgcttagtgcttcgccatactactactcttctgttaagagtgaacactgatcctgatgtagatttcctagaatccctatcagtctgaaaatcagagttcgtgtatcccgtaaggatcaaacccttagaaccatacacaagtattagtccctcattctccgtagatacttgagggtTTTCTTAACGGTtttccagtgatctaatcttggattagattgatatctactgactatccccactgtgTAGCAGATGTcagatctagtacataacatcgcatacatcaaactgcccactgcagatgcataggggatctgtctcatctcctcaacctcttgaggtgtcttaggacattattccttagacaaagtaactccgtgcctgaaaggcaataagcccCTCTTAGAGTcttgcatcgaatatttgacaagcattttgtcaatatacgacccctgagacagtgctagcattttattctttcgatctcgaaatATCTGAATatccagaacaaactgagcctctctcaaatctttcatttggaattgggtctcTAGTCAGTaatctacatcattctcaacaaacaggatatcatctacatacaatactagaaaaactactgaactgttgatgatcttcttgtagacacaaggctcatcgaCGTTTTGATCAAACCCATAATATTTaatcgcaatatcaaaccttatgttccaagatcgagatgcttgtttcagtctataaatggaccgagtgagcttgcaaatcttttgctcttgaccttggattatgaatccctcgggttgcactaTATAAATGATCTCCTTAAGATTGCCCTTCAGGAatgcagtcttgacatccattttccatatctcagtcataatatgaggcagtggataggaggatccggatagacttcagcatggcaacaggcgacaaagtctcctcatagtcgactccctctacctgagtataaccctttaccaccaatctagccttgaaggtttgcaccttcccatcagcaccctgttttctcctgtaaatccatttacaacttataggtttaatcccatcaggttgatctacaagatcccatacgcaattgaaatacatagacttCATCTCGAGaaccatggctttgatccattcatctctgtcaacatcctccattgccttcttgtaagataatggatcctcaacttcgccatcagctaccatagctaggatttcagttaaacccatatagcgaataggtgggttcgcaaccctcccactacatcgaggttccctcaacacttgaggtggatttaacctactagatgaacctacttcaataactcttattgaggtactaggttcttcaacaactcttattgaagattCAGTggtttctttggaaatctcattcaacacaattttacttctgggtctgtgctcccttatatggtcttcctcaagaaaagtagcatttctcgatacaaatattttgtttttaggatcaaagaaataaccacctctcgcTCCCttaaggtagcctacaaataggcataaccttgaacgtggttccaatttcttaggattaaccttaagcacatgtgttggacaaccccagattctgaaatgacgtaaactagctttacgaccattccataactccaaaggtattCTGGAAACACTATTGGAGGGAATGCAGTTCAAGATGTAcgttgcagtctccactgcataaccccaaaacgagtcaggtaaggaagcataactcatcatagaccgaaccatgtccaacagggttcgatttctcctttctgatacaccattttccTGAGGTgcaccaggtgctgagagttgggatactattccatgttctatcatatattcCGGAATGTCAAATTCATAAACTCTCAACCTCGATATCAGActgaaatgttttaatcgttctattcttatgttgcattaaataaacgtacccatattttgaataatcatcagtaaaagtgaacAAATGTCttaatgcactaactctagaggttctttgacTAGGATTCATATAGTTAgaccaaaacatgggtaccccttggggtggatttgacctatgagatgaacctacttcaacaactcttgttgaggttaggctcttcaacaactcttattgaagatttagtagtttcttcggaaatctcattcaacacaattttacttctgggtctgtgctcccttatatggtcTTCGGAACACAGTTCAGGATGTATGttgcagtctgcactgcataaccccaaaacgagtcaggtaaggaagcataactcatcatagaccgaactatgtccaatagggttcgatttctcctttctgatacaccactgaggtgtaccaggtggtgagagttgggatactactCCATGTTATCGTTAtaagagttgggatactattccatgttatCGTTCTATTTATCTTGAATAATCCTCAGTAAAAGTGAACAAATATCTAAATGCACTagttctaaaggttctttgACTAGGATTCATGTAGTCATACCAAAACATGCATTATCTTCTTCTAACTTCACAATGTTGCTTTTGCTCCCAGGATTGATTACTTTGaatgaatttgaagaagaaatggTCTCTGTGGACGATGTAGAATTTTGGTCCATTTTCGAAAAAAAATTACCCATAAATTTTTGGTCGTTAGACttctgctctgataccatgaagAGTTTCAGATggcaaacaaaaattaatcacAAAAGATGAATTAAATATTGCTGGAGAATGATCAAAGCACAATAGCTTTTATATCGAAGTCATCTTGTGTAAAAATgttaaacaaaatttacaacTTATAAAATGAAGAACGGAATTAGAAAGAATCAGTTGTAAtaatctaaatatataaaaccCAGTTGAATAACATTTATCTAGTGAGCTCTTTTAATAAGGAAGACGAATTGGTTTTTGACGATTGACAAACCATTTATATTTCATATTCATACTTTcactattttcaaaatcatgttacaatatattttgttttcaaaacaCACTTTCTAGGTCACATGAAAGAATATAAAAACAGGCTGTTAATGATTCAAAGCAGAattaaaaaaacttgaaaataagtaaatctaaaaacaaagaggaaaaatacatttttggtccctaggttttggatatagtttctatttaatccctaagtttcaaaatgttacgcAATTagtcattaaattttgaatttagtttcaatttaatctctaggtttcaaaatgttacaattttactattGACATTTaagtttcaatttggtctttaTATTTTAAGATTTACGCTTTTAATctcaattattcattaaatattcatttCTCATCTTCggtattaatttatattaataaattaaaaatcattaaaagtattataattaattaagtttcactattttctatcacttttaaaattaaattttaaaatccactttataattagttttagttaattaataagAATCGAcatatttgatgaaaaattgagttaacaatgtaaaatcttgaaatctagagaccacattgaaacaaaactcaaatctcaaggataaaattataacattacGAAACTTAAAGAActaatttgaaacaaaattcaaaattaaaacttaggaactaaatgtgtaacaaTTTAAAACTTAAGAACCAAATGGAAACCAGATCCAAAACCTAGGGAtcaaaaaggtatttttctcAAACAAAAACTATTAGATTCATTTAAATAAGTAAATCTAAATCAAAACTGTGAAATTGAATAGAATACAATATAAAAGTAGGCCGCTAAAAATTCAgagtagaataaaaaaaaaacctttaaaatattgaaacaaTTATGTAACAAACCATTTGTAGTTTTCAAAACCAAATAGATAAGGGTAAACATGTCCTTTAAGAATCTAAAATATATACTAGTACTAAAACCACcttaacaaaaaaagaaattttatttgaataaataatttgaaagaTCATATGTATATAAAAGAATCCCCTCCCCTAACAAATACAGAAATATAATGTCAGTAAAGAGTTAGTAATGTAAAGTTTGAACCATTATGCCAAAGCAAAACTATCTCTATTCCTCCATAAACAAAATTTCTTcaatgaaaaaataaagaaaaaaatctcactcagttttaatttccttttctcttcttctgtCTCTTGTTCTAAGTTTTCTTGTTGGCCTCAAAAACAAACTTAAGAATGGACTCTTTGATAGACAACAATTCAGGGAACTCCTTCTTTAGCTTTGAAGCATCCAATTCATTGTTACTCCTCGGCGCCACGATCACCTTTGCTTGTTCTTCCAAGTCAAAATTCTCCCATTTGAATTTCGGGTCTATGTATTCCCTATACATTTCCAAGATCTCATTGTGGCTCACAACCCCTGGATTGGTGAAGTTCCAAATCCCTCTGCAGTCCCTCTTTGCCATTTCAATGGAGATCGGTAGCAGCTCGTCCAGCACCGTCATGCTGTTTGGAATGTTCACCACTTTGTTGTAGCGGCTGATTTTGGTGATGAAGTTTCTGGGGTTGCTTAGATCTGATGATATTGGCATTCTCACTCTCAGTGTGCACACATTTGGATATTCTCTTAGCAGCTCCTCAACCTGCAAAAATTGAGCCATTGCAACAAAATGCTTCAATACCTTGCAAAAGATAGTTAGGATTTTCATCCGTAGGCCTCGCTCGATTCAATGCAAAGTGttaaagaaatataaaacaTTCGACTTGTTCTTCAGGTTGAAACGGCTACTTACAAAACAATACAGAAAAACCACGACTGAAACGAGAGAATCGAGTATAAAACAGAAAATGTAATGCTCTGGTACACAACCAACTCCTTGATTCGTTTCTAAGATAAAATTCACATTGAAGTGTGTTTAATTTGCATATTTTCAGAACTTTCACAATATAGAAACttatacaaaatttcaaaagttgagAGAACAATTAACTGTTCAGGGCATCAATCATTTCTCAAAGGAAACTGCTTCTTGAGTCTGAAAATGTCTAATATGAAGAATAATTATGGAGTGAACTGAGCAAAATATTATGACAAATTATCAGTAAATTGTATGTTTTCACATGACATGATGATAAATCTCGCAATTCAATCGACAATGCATTTGACAAGGCAAATCATATTAAAAGGGAAAACTTAAAAaggcaaaagaaagaaaagaactgTTACCATGGCCTTGGTCTTGGAGTAAAATGAACCTATAAAATTTGGCTTATCTTCCTCCTTGAATCCAACACCTGATCCAAGTGGATGCTCATTGTCATATTCAAAAATGCAACCAGTTGCAAAGTTCATCAACAGGAGATTATGCTCCTTACAAACATCAGCAAGAGTCAGTGTCCCAACTACATTTGCCCTTATAGTTTCAACCTTATGTGATTCACACCAGTCCACATTAGGCCTTCCAGTGACCCCTGCAGAATTGAACACATGAGTTGGTCTCACTTGCTTTATATCCTCAATTAAGGATCTTCTATCTTCCAATCTTCCGCTGCCATATGCGAATTCTATTCCCTTTTCTTTGCACAATTTGCCTAGCAAACCTCCTATCCAGCCAGTTCGTCCATATATCAAGAACTTCAGACCTTGCTGATTTCGCTGATCTCGCTGCAAACCGCCGTCTTTGTTGAGCTCACTGCATGTTCTTGTAAATCTTGAGAATCCATACTGAAAAAACCAGGAATCTTCATTGGAATGAGTGGCTACGGAGATTCGAGGGTGTGGGTCAAGCGCGGCGGATACATCGCCCCACCAGTCAGGGTTTTGAATATACCAGTCCATTGTCTTTTTCAGCCCTTCTTCCCATGGTGTGCTCTCTTGCCATCCCAGCTTCTTCAACTTTTGGTCATCCAAGAAATACCTCTGGTCATTGAAGGGTCTGTCTTGCACAAAATCTATGGCTTCTTTAGGAGTTGATCCAAACAATTTACAAATATCTCCTGCTACATCCAACactcttctctcttttttggTCCCAATATTGTAAACATGACCAATCACTCCCTTATGCAGAATCACTTCAAATGCCTCAGCAACATCCTCACTGTATAGATAGCTTCTCACATTTGAGCCATTCCCATGAATTGGCAACTTCTCACCTTTCATGGCCAGGAGAATGAATTTTGGGATAAGCTTTTCAGGGTATTGATTAGGTCCATAGACATTATTTCCTCGAGTCGTTATTGTCGGAAGGCCATAAGACCGATGATAAGCCATGACCAACATTTCAGCCCCTGCCTTAGTTGCAGAGTAAGGATTAGTGGGAAGAAGCTGTGAGGCCTCAGGATTCCCAATATCAGTCTCTAAATCAGTCTCACCATAGACCTCATCAGTACTGACATGGATGAACCTCTTGATCCTTTGAGTGACTTTGCAGGCCTCGAGAAGAACATGAGTACCATAAATATTGTTGTTTGTGAACTCGAACGAGTTCCCAAACGAATTGTCGACGTGTGTTTGTGCAGCGAAAtgcataattgtatcaatttcttCAGCAACCAAGAGGTAATTGATGAGATCGGCGGAGATGATATCCCCCTTTATGAATCGGAAATTGGGAGAGGTCTGAGAAGGGCGTAGGTTCTTGATGCTGGAACAGTAATCTAGCTTGTCAAGAGCGACAATCTTATAATGGGGATAGTTTTTTATCAAACGGTTAGTGACATGAGAGGCTATGAAACCTGCTGCCCCTGTGATGAGAATGTTCCTCGGAGCATATGGCTCAGTTACTGGtgccattttttcttttttttattattcttctcCTCGTTGATTATTCCAACAAATCACCACTAACAAGCCTTGAAACTCTGAATCCTTGAAACCAGATCAAAACAAACAGAGGGAAAACGAATACAACAAGTAActataaagaaaaggaaatcgAATAATATGAAGCTGATTCATACAAAACGAAGAAACGATTCCAGAAGTAACACAAAAAGTACAACAGAAGTccaaaaaaattccaaaacgaTCGATTACAAACTACACACAGGAACAACAGATTCATCCATCacatttgaaaaattacacagTAATCATAAACAAACGCACATTTAATCAAAGTCaggaaattaaagaagaaagaacAACAGAAAATAAGATCAATGCAAGAAATAAAAACAGATTAAGAAGAGAACTCACTTTGAGGGTGAATGGAGGTTGAAGGAGGAGAGCTGAAGAAGGAGAAAATTCATGGAAAGTTATGGGAAAACATGGAAAATGGAGCGATAAAAATGGGTCAagaacaaataataataataaataataataatagtaataataataatatatatatatatatatattaattaaaaagaaaaggagaaaaagaaaaaagcgaGAAAGAGAAGCGTGAGGATCGTAATGGTTTGTTAAGAAATTTAAATAGATCTCTGACTATGTGATTAGAAGGCTAAAACAAGTGTTACGTGGTGAATCTACCGATTAAATCTGCCTaatcttcttttatttatttcttttatttctttttaatgagtgtttctttttttaatatatatatataaattttggaatgtttgcttaaaatagttttaaagtATTTTGGGAAGATTTCAATAGTTGAGAAATTATATCTGTGTAAATTTTGGATATAAATTTATGGTTTTGTTGTAGAAATTTGGTTTGGAGTAATGGTTTTGAAGTTTTGACAATAGATGTGATCTAAagtaggttaaattataaaagagAGTTATAATTTAGTTATGGACTTAAAAGTTAGCATTTTATTGTAATAGTTTAATGATATTGATACCCCATAAATAATATCTTGATAAGACTCTCATaatccatctctatataaattTTATCAAGGAACAGTATAAAAAaacattatcaaatgatgaATTCTATTCATTATATTCTAAAGATCAATGATTCGATCAAATgttgaattaaaatttaagaaaatatataatcagtttaatatatttttttaataagtaaGTTTAAAATAACATGGTGAAAAGTCAATGATtcgatttagactttcataaatTACTGTGGTtgaatttgattattatttagtttaataactgttttatttataagttttagggaggttagaaacttgttttatttatttattttttttaaaaaaaagggtgTATTTGTTAAtatcttatttaattttctaacctaatttaaaaatgtttttaatattgcgaaaaatgaaaaaaaaataaagaaataataatgACGCAACATAGGGGGTTGAAGTTTTACGGGATCGGTTATTTGTTAGTTTGTTTTATTATGTGGCGTTCACGCAAATATTCTGATTAGTTTTATTCTCTTTTTCCGTAGGAAAAGAGTTATGATTGGTTGCTTTATAACGCTGAGATTCTACAAAGtatcttttattcttcttcAACCAACGCAATCcctaaccttacctaaggtttAAAATGTGATTCCACGGAAATGCAGGGGGTATGATGTAAATATCATAAAATGTTGATGTcgtgaatattttaatttttgaaaaattttgaattttaaagtaTAGGTTAATTTGGTTGTTgagtttttagaaata
This genomic window from Benincasa hispida cultivar B227 chromosome 4, ASM972705v1, whole genome shotgun sequence contains:
- the LOC120076825 gene encoding trifunctional UDP-glucose 4,6-dehydratase/UDP-4-keto-6-deoxy-D-glucose 3,5-epimerase/UDP-4-keto-L-rhamnose-reductase RHM2-like; its protein translation is MAPVTEPYAPRNILITGAAGFIASHVTNRLIKNYPHYKIVALDKLDYCSSIKNLRPSQTSPNFRFIKGDIISADLINYLLVAEEIDTIMHFAAQTHVDNSFGNSFEFTNNNIYGTHVLLEACKVTQRIKRFIHVSTDEVYGETDLETDIGNPEASQLLPTNPYSATKAGAEMLVMAYHRSYGLPTITTRGNNVYGPNQYPEKLIPKFILLAMKGEKLPIHGNGSNVRSYLYSEDVAEAFEVILHKGVIGHVYNIGTKKERRVLDVAGDICKLFGSTPKEAIDFVQDRPFNDQRYFLDDQKLKKLGWQESTPWEEGLKKTMDWYIQNPDWWGDVSAALDPHPRISVATHSNEDSWFFQYGFSRFTRTCSELNKDGGLQRDQRNQQGLKFLIYGRTGWIGGLLGKLCKEKGIEFAYGSGRLEDRRSLIEDIKQVRPTHVFNSAGVTGRPNVDWCESHKVETIRANVVGTLTLADVCKEHNLLLMNFATGCIFEYDNEHPLGSGVGFKEEDKPNFIGSFYSKTKAMVEELLREYPNVCTLRVRMPISSDLSNPRNFITKISRYNKVVNIPNSMTVLDELLPISIEMAKRDCRGIWNFTNPGVVSHNEILEMYREYIDPKFKWENFDLEEQAKVIVAPRSNNELDASKLKKEFPELLSIKESILKFVFEANKKT